A DNA window from Sediminitomix flava contains the following coding sequences:
- the pdxA gene encoding 4-hydroxythreonine-4-phosphate dehydrogenase PdxA — MAEKENYQASQKRTDRPRIGITIGDYNGVGPEIILKVLQDKRLTNFCTPVIYGSGKILTKYKRLLNIENFSYHQYNNNSYLNEKKPNVVNCWIEAQELQVGKVTKEAGECAYLALKKSTEDLKAGFLDAVVTCPINKANIQQEEFQYAGHTEYYTENFGEKGKDSLMLLCAGDLRVGVITGHIPLSEVPKAITRELIIKKSTALIDALKKDFGIQKPKIAILGLNPHAGEEGLLGNEEKNVIAPTIRELKKKGNLVYGPYPSDGFFGTLMYKEFDGVLAMYHDQGLIPFKTLAFDNGVNYTAGLNVIRTSPDHGTAYNIAGKGIASEESLREAIYLAIDVVRNRNKVTGYQIRPEAQELLQQIKDREKKGREEKMPLEDQLAEAQNLPPKPFKKEFKKRPSEQQHHPKKEQQQKGGFAKRESVEPKKEENNQGNSEPTSAE; from the coding sequence ATGGCAGAAAAGGAAAATTATCAGGCTAGTCAAAAGCGTACAGATCGCCCTCGTATTGGTATCACTATCGGTGATTACAACGGGGTTGGACCTGAAATCATTCTTAAGGTATTGCAAGATAAAAGGTTAACTAACTTTTGTACTCCCGTTATTTATGGTTCTGGGAAAATCTTGACCAAATATAAACGCCTTTTAAATATAGAAAACTTCAGTTATCATCAGTACAACAACAATAGCTACTTGAATGAAAAGAAGCCTAATGTTGTGAATTGTTGGATTGAAGCACAAGAATTACAAGTAGGAAAAGTAACCAAAGAAGCTGGTGAGTGTGCATATTTGGCACTCAAAAAATCTACAGAAGACCTAAAAGCAGGATTCTTAGATGCAGTAGTTACTTGCCCAATCAATAAGGCTAATATTCAGCAAGAGGAATTCCAATATGCTGGACATACTGAATATTACACCGAAAACTTTGGTGAAAAAGGAAAAGATAGCTTGATGCTATTATGCGCTGGAGATCTTCGTGTAGGAGTTATTACTGGACACATTCCTTTAAGCGAAGTTCCAAAAGCAATCACAAGAGAGTTGATTATTAAAAAATCAACAGCTCTTATTGATGCTCTGAAAAAGGATTTCGGTATTCAGAAACCTAAAATTGCAATTCTTGGCCTTAACCCTCATGCAGGTGAAGAAGGATTACTAGGTAATGAAGAAAAAAATGTAATAGCTCCAACAATCCGTGAACTGAAAAAGAAAGGCAACCTAGTTTATGGTCCTTATCCTTCAGACGGGTTTTTCGGTACGTTGATGTACAAAGAGTTTGATGGCGTATTGGCAATGTATCATGACCAAGGCTTAATTCCATTCAAAACACTTGCTTTTGACAATGGCGTTAATTACACCGCGGGTCTGAATGTTATTCGTACTTCTCCAGATCATGGAACTGCTTATAATATTGCAGGAAAAGGTATTGCATCAGAAGAGTCTTTGAGAGAGGCTATTTATTTAGCCATTGATGTTGTTCGCAATCGAAATAAGGTAACAGGTTATCAAATCAGACCTGAAGCTCAAGAGCTTTTACAACAAATAAAAGATCGAGAGAAGAAAGGTAGAGAAGAGAAAATGCCACTTGAAGATCAATTGGCTGAAGCTCAAAACTTACCTCCCAAACCGTTCAAGAAGGAATTCAAGAAAAGACCTTCTGAGCAACAACATCACCCTAAGAAAGAGCAACAGCAAAAAGGTGGTTTTGCAAAAAGAGAGAGTGTAGAGCCTAAAAAAGAAGAAAATAATCAGGGAAATAGCGAACCTACTTCTGCTGAATAA
- a CDS encoding acetyl-CoA carboxylase carboxyltransferase subunit alpha — translation MDNSLLDFEKPINELEDKLQDMKELASRNNVDVSEAVVELEKRIQDLKVSTFENLTRWQRVQLSRHADRPYTLDYIYEITDDFIELHGDRNFADDKAMVGGFGTINGQTFMMIGQQKGRNTKQRQMRNFGMANPEGYRKALRLMKLAEKFNKPIITFIDTPGAFPGLEAEERGQGEAIARNLKEMFMLKVPVICVIIGEGASGGALGIGIGDSVLMLENTWYSVISPESCSSILWRSWEYKEQAAEALRLTAEDMTSFGLVDRIVDEPLGGAHTDPRTTAKTVKEVILDEFEKLNALNPHERINLRIEKFSNMGVFQEPVSK, via the coding sequence ATGGATAATTCACTCTTGGATTTCGAAAAACCGATCAATGAACTTGAAGATAAACTTCAAGATATGAAAGAACTGGCGAGTAGAAATAATGTAGATGTCTCAGAAGCCGTAGTCGAGCTAGAAAAGAGAATTCAAGACCTCAAAGTAAGTACTTTTGAGAACTTGACTAGATGGCAACGAGTACAACTTTCAAGACACGCTGATCGACCATATACCCTAGACTATATTTACGAAATTACAGACGATTTCATCGAACTTCACGGTGATCGTAATTTTGCTGACGACAAAGCAATGGTAGGTGGTTTCGGTACCATCAACGGCCAAACATTCATGATGATCGGACAGCAAAAAGGACGTAATACTAAGCAACGCCAAATGCGTAACTTTGGTATGGCTAACCCAGAAGGTTATCGTAAAGCACTTCGTCTTATGAAATTGGCTGAAAAATTTAATAAGCCAATTATTACTTTTATCGATACTCCAGGTGCATTTCCAGGATTAGAGGCAGAAGAAAGAGGACAAGGTGAAGCGATTGCTCGTAACTTGAAGGAAATGTTCATGCTAAAAGTACCTGTAATCTGTGTGATTATTGGTGAAGGAGCATCAGGTGGAGCTTTGGGTATCGGTATTGGAGACTCAGTATTGATGTTGGAAAATACTTGGTATTCTGTAATTTCTCCAGAATCATGTTCTTCAATCTTATGGAGAAGCTGGGAGTATAAAGAGCAAGCTGCAGAAGCACTTCGTCTAACAGCAGAAGATATGACTTCTTTTGGCTTAGTGGACAGAATTGTAGATGAACCTCTTGGTGGTGCTCATACTGACCCTCGTACTACAGCGAAAACAGTAAAAGAAGTAATTCTTGATGAGTTCGAAAAGCTTAATGCTTTGAACCCTCACGAGCGAATCAACTTACGTATTGAGAAATTCTCTAACATGGGTGTTTTTCAAGAGCCAGTAAGTAAATAA
- a CDS encoding PhzF family phenazine biosynthesis protein produces MRIFTVDAFTNQAFKGNPAGVCVLDGPLNEKEYLNIAQEINLPETAFTYPIPDGYSLRWFTPTEEVDLCGHATLATAKILFEKFNYPEEEICFDTLSGDLTVKNLGEKLEMNFPYRKMELVIMDAVLENFLGETPIYVGADRDWCMVEMETEEQIINFRPNLELLKKHPRKVFAITAKSKQKDYDFTSRVFGPAIGIDEDPVTGSAHCYLAKYWSEKLGKKILKGFQASKRSGEIECELIDNQRILLRGDCVVMSEMLVKWDKEMV; encoded by the coding sequence ATGCGAATTTTTACAGTTGATGCTTTTACCAATCAAGCATTTAAAGGAAACCCAGCAGGTGTTTGTGTTTTAGATGGTCCTTTAAATGAAAAAGAATACTTGAACATTGCCCAAGAAATTAACCTTCCTGAAACCGCTTTCACCTACCCAATCCCTGACGGGTATTCTTTGAGATGGTTCACACCTACCGAAGAAGTAGATTTATGTGGTCACGCTACACTTGCTACAGCTAAAATTTTATTCGAAAAATTTAATTATCCTGAAGAGGAAATATGCTTTGATACTTTAAGTGGTGACTTAACAGTAAAAAACTTAGGAGAGAAATTAGAAATGAATTTTCCATACCGTAAAATGGAATTAGTGATTATGGATGCAGTTCTTGAAAACTTCTTAGGTGAAACACCAATTTATGTAGGAGCAGATAGAGATTGGTGCATGGTCGAAATGGAAACAGAGGAGCAAATCATCAATTTCCGTCCTAACTTAGAACTGCTAAAAAAACACCCTAGAAAGGTATTTGCTATTACGGCTAAGTCTAAACAAAAAGATTATGACTTTACTTCAAGAGTTTTTGGTCCCGCTATTGGTATTGATGAAGATCCAGTAACAGGTTCTGCTCACTGTTATTTAGCAAAATACTGGTCTGAAAAGTTAGGAAAGAAAATTCTTAAAGGCTTTCAAGCATCTAAAAGATCGGGAGAAATAGAATGTGAGCTCATAGATAATCAGCGTATATTACTTAGAGGAGATTGCGTAGTAATGAGTGAGATGTTAGTTAAGTGGGATAAAGAGATGGTCTAA
- a CDS encoding histone deacetylase family protein — translation MLKIAYSDVYAHDLPEGHRFPMVKYNLLVEQLLYEGTITKDNLFEPKPVDEKYILDTHDEDYWYRLSNILLEKGEVRRLGFPLTEDLVYREKVINQGTIDCAKYAMEYGVSLNIAGGTHHSFTNKGEGFCLLNDIGMAANYMLNYEKLERILVIDLDVHQGNGTAEIFQNESRVFTFSMHGAKNYPMQKENSDWDIGLPDGIEDEAYLQILSDALPKLFDKVKPQLVFYQSGVDVIYSDKLGRLGLSLNGCKERDRLVFKYCLINLVPVCVSMGGGYSQQLAHIIEAHSNTFRLADQLFF, via the coding sequence ATGTTGAAGATTGCATACTCAGATGTATACGCTCATGATTTACCTGAAGGACATCGATTTCCGATGGTCAAGTACAATCTGTTAGTTGAACAGCTTTTGTATGAGGGAACGATTACAAAAGATAATCTTTTTGAACCTAAACCTGTAGATGAAAAGTATATTCTTGATACTCACGATGAAGACTATTGGTATAGACTTTCAAATATATTATTAGAAAAAGGAGAGGTAAGAAGGCTAGGTTTTCCTTTGACAGAAGATTTGGTTTATAGAGAAAAAGTGATAAACCAAGGAACGATAGATTGTGCTAAATATGCGATGGAATATGGTGTTTCATTGAATATTGCAGGAGGTACACATCATAGTTTTACAAATAAGGGGGAGGGATTTTGCTTGCTCAATGATATTGGGATGGCGGCAAATTATATGCTCAATTATGAAAAATTAGAACGTATTTTAGTCATTGACCTTGATGTTCATCAAGGAAATGGAACCGCTGAAATTTTTCAAAATGAGAGTAGAGTTTTTACCTTCAGTATGCATGGGGCAAAGAACTATCCAATGCAAAAAGAAAATTCGGATTGGGATATTGGTTTACCAGATGGAATAGAAGATGAAGCCTATCTTCAAATTCTTTCAGATGCTCTTCCAAAGTTGTTTGATAAGGTAAAACCACAACTCGTTTTTTATCAATCTGGAGTGGATGTAATCTATTCGGATAAACTAGGAAGATTAGGTCTTAGTCTTAACGGTTGTAAAGAAAGAGATCGACTAGTATTCAAATATTGCTTAATAAATTTAGTTCCTGTATGTGTCAGTATGGGGGGCGGATATTCTCAACAGTTAGCGCATATTATTGAAGCTCACTCTAATACATTTAGATTAGCAGATCAATTGTTCTTTTAA
- a CDS encoding leucyl aminopeptidase family protein, with protein MNNVQLYKATSTVDSKHKIIIIDDLNEIKGFCPNDEVENFVKEKFNTETLVEYRNLSNSIFFTKIPREKKHFEQLEFMRRQGGLVFEQLKKETELIIEIIDQSDQDCFVLAVAEGLGISSYFFDKYKKDQKQPVIHLHLRNEHLKEMLVKEYNVLIDALSDCRDLVNEPHSFLTAQQLSEELIQLSKKSGFDIEVWNEEQIIEENFHALLAVNKGSQEPPTFNILEYLPDDPINDQPYVLVGKGVVYDTGGVNLKSTASGTLNKMKSDMAGAATIASVISAISRNKLPLHVVGLIPATDNRPGANAIVPGDVIDTHAGKTVEIGNTDAEGRLILADALSYAKRYNPKLVIDIATLTGSAAMSLGREGVVYMGKAPVNVKNDFEQTGREVYERVIEFPLWDEYNDYIASSIADINNVGGRLAGAITAGKFLQHFTDYDWIHIDIAGAAYYDRPHFYRPKNASGVGVRLLYQFLKSQLK; from the coding sequence ATGAATAATGTACAATTGTATAAAGCTACTTCTACAGTAGATTCTAAACATAAAATTATCATTATCGATGATCTCAATGAAATTAAAGGCTTTTGTCCCAATGATGAAGTTGAGAATTTTGTGAAAGAAAAATTTAATACGGAAACCCTCGTAGAATATAGAAACCTATCAAATTCGATATTCTTTACAAAAATTCCTAGAGAGAAAAAGCACTTCGAGCAACTAGAATTTATGCGAAGACAAGGAGGACTTGTTTTTGAGCAATTGAAAAAAGAAACAGAACTGATCATAGAAATCATAGATCAATCCGATCAAGATTGTTTTGTCCTAGCAGTTGCTGAAGGATTAGGTATTTCATCTTATTTTTTCGATAAATACAAAAAAGATCAGAAGCAACCAGTCATTCACCTTCATCTCCGAAATGAACATTTAAAAGAAATGTTGGTCAAAGAATACAATGTTCTGATTGATGCTTTGTCTGATTGCCGAGATTTAGTTAATGAACCTCATAGCTTTTTAACTGCCCAACAACTTTCCGAAGAACTTATTCAACTTAGTAAAAAATCGGGATTTGATATTGAAGTTTGGAACGAAGAACAAATAATAGAAGAGAACTTCCATGCGCTACTTGCGGTCAATAAAGGAAGTCAAGAACCACCAACCTTCAATATTTTAGAATATTTACCCGACGACCCTATAAATGACCAACCTTATGTCCTTGTCGGGAAAGGTGTTGTTTATGATACAGGAGGTGTGAACTTAAAATCTACAGCAAGTGGCACTCTAAATAAGATGAAAAGTGATATGGCTGGTGCTGCTACTATCGCATCAGTTATCAGTGCAATTTCCAGAAATAAACTACCACTCCATGTTGTCGGGCTAATCCCTGCCACAGACAATCGTCCTGGAGCAAATGCCATTGTTCCAGGAGATGTGATTGACACTCATGCAGGAAAAACTGTAGAGATTGGTAACACAGATGCCGAAGGTCGATTAATTCTGGCTGATGCACTGAGTTATGCCAAAAGGTATAATCCTAAATTAGTAATAGATATTGCTACACTCACTGGTTCAGCAGCAATGTCCCTTGGTCGAGAAGGTGTTGTTTATATGGGAAAAGCCCCAGTTAATGTAAAGAATGACTTTGAACAAACAGGCCGTGAAGTCTATGAAAGAGTCATTGAGTTTCCACTTTGGGATGAGTACAATGATTACATTGCGTCAAGTATAGCTGATATAAATAATGTTGGAGGGAGGTTAGCTGGAGCAATAACAGCAGGTAAGTTTTTACAACATTTCACCGATTACGATTGGATACATATCGATATCGCTGGAGCCGCTTATTATGATCGGCCTCACTTCTACAGACCTAAAAATGCATCAGGAGTTGGAGTCCGATTGCTTTATCAATTTCTCAAATCTCAATTGAAGTAA
- a CDS encoding CoA-binding protein, translating into MKTLILGATPNPKRYAYLAAHELTSHGHEIVPVGVKQGELVGQDIINDKRPQSDIDTITMYIGPKHQEEWYEYILDSKPKRIVFNPGTENPELMEMAEEKGIEVVEGCTLVMLSIGIY; encoded by the coding sequence ATGAAGACTTTAATTCTAGGAGCAACACCAAACCCAAAGAGGTATGCCTATTTAGCTGCACATGAGTTGACTTCTCATGGTCATGAAATTGTACCTGTAGGTGTAAAACAAGGTGAATTAGTGGGGCAGGATATTATTAATGATAAACGACCTCAATCAGATATTGATACGATAACGATGTATATTGGCCCTAAGCATCAAGAGGAATGGTATGAATATATTTTAGATAGTAAACCTAAAAGAATTGTATTTAACCCAGGTACAGAAAACCCTGAGTTAATGGAAATGGCTGAAGAAAAAGGGATTGAAGTAGTTGAAGGGTGTACACTCGTAATGTTGTCTATTGGTATATATTAA
- a CDS encoding GIN domain-containing protein, which yields MKRIVPSLLIFVFCFSCTEQNCFVEKGQKVKIEISVSDFDSLLISDQVEVILSYNENGNHELTLESYEGYLPSITHTQEGRTLSLGDNGICNWTKDFHRPKFRVSVPNLNFIHHTGFGKLETEGELPFENLHLFLEDCFAEVNLSLNSENLRLVSNSYTTLNLEGRSNNFNIFHAYNSGGLEARNFRCQKIVVNQRGNGRIHLFPITELAGSIRNTGNVYYYNIPDSMNISELDIGKFIDATENN from the coding sequence ATGAAAAGAATTGTACCTAGTTTACTTATTTTCGTTTTCTGTTTTTCTTGTACCGAACAAAATTGTTTTGTTGAAAAAGGACAAAAGGTAAAAATTGAAATATCTGTTTCAGACTTTGACAGCTTACTTATAAGTGATCAAGTAGAGGTCATTTTATCCTACAATGAAAACGGAAACCATGAATTAACACTTGAAAGCTATGAAGGCTACCTCCCAAGTATTACTCACACTCAAGAAGGAAGAACCTTATCACTAGGTGACAATGGAATCTGTAATTGGACAAAAGATTTTCACAGACCAAAATTTAGAGTGAGTGTCCCGAACCTTAACTTTATTCATCACACAGGCTTTGGAAAACTAGAAACTGAAGGGGAATTACCATTTGAAAACCTTCATCTTTTTTTAGAAGATTGCTTTGCAGAGGTGAACCTAAGTCTTAATTCGGAAAATCTAAGACTGGTCTCCAATAGTTACACTACATTAAATCTTGAAGGTAGATCAAACAACTTCAATATTTTCCATGCTTACAATTCAGGAGGACTTGAAGCACGAAATTTTAGATGTCAAAAAATAGTAGTAAATCAACGTGGAAATGGAAGGATTCATTTATTCCCTATAACTGAGTTAGCAGGTTCTATCCGAAATACGGGAAATGTATACTACTACAATATTCCCGACAGTATGAATATCTCTGAATTGGATATTGGTAAATTTATAGATGCAACAGAGAATAATTAA
- a CDS encoding Na/Pi cotransporter family protein gives MELNTILLAVMGESSTSFTGYLGGFLNLIGALGFFIFGMKMMSDGIQKVAGDRMRQILGAMTSNRFMGVMTGFLITAIVQSSSATTVMVVSFVNAGLLTLKQSIGVIMGANVGTTVTAWVISILGFKVKMSQMALPIIAIAFPMMFSNSKKLKDWADVLIGFAFLFLGLDALKNAVPTLSADQLSFLSDFTGHWYSPIIFVIIGTIVTVVVQSSSAAMALTLVLCNQGLIPFEIAAAMVLGENIGTTITANLAATVANFHAKRAARAHMIFNLFGVVWMLLVFQFFLKGIDWYMINYTDMGTPFAAVSDWMVDDNGEKISPVPMALSIFHTSFNILNVIIMIGFIPFIQKLVEQMIPAEEEEMDFHLEYINPHEILGAEASLIQAKKEIIRFGDIVSGVNDLVLQLLETDETESKTRKRLISKIRKIEDVTDQMEVELVSYLAKVSQNEAITKHSSNMIRSLLSIAHDFERIGDIYKSVTIIMERKYEEKIYLSDMQKQSMIKYLELEKNAFQIMKKNLQASDSNVDYEAANQAELAINKYRRQLRTEYLDQADKYSIPVSLAYNDLISVIERVGDHIHSVSESLDHSKEND, from the coding sequence ATGGAACTGAATACTATTTTGCTCGCTGTAATGGGCGAGTCATCTACGAGTTTTACAGGGTATCTCGGAGGTTTTCTAAACTTGATCGGGGCATTGGGATTCTTCATTTTCGGTATGAAAATGATGAGTGATGGTATACAAAAAGTTGCTGGAGATCGTATGCGTCAAATTTTGGGTGCAATGACCAGTAACCGCTTTATGGGTGTAATGACAGGTTTCCTCATCACCGCTATTGTACAATCATCTTCAGCTACTACCGTGATGGTAGTAAGTTTTGTAAATGCAGGTCTTTTAACCCTTAAACAATCGATAGGGGTAATTATGGGGGCAAATGTAGGTACAACCGTAACTGCATGGGTGATCTCGATTTTAGGTTTTAAAGTAAAAATGTCTCAAATGGCATTGCCTATTATCGCAATTGCATTCCCAATGATGTTCTCAAACAGTAAGAAACTGAAAGACTGGGCAGATGTTCTCATCGGTTTTGCTTTCTTGTTCTTAGGGCTTGATGCACTTAAAAATGCAGTCCCAACACTTTCAGCCGATCAATTATCGTTCTTATCAGACTTCACTGGTCACTGGTATTCTCCTATTATCTTCGTTATAATCGGTACAATTGTTACTGTAGTTGTACAATCTTCTAGTGCCGCAATGGCATTGACACTTGTACTTTGTAACCAAGGACTAATTCCATTCGAAATTGCAGCAGCAATGGTTCTTGGTGAAAATATTGGAACAACTATTACTGCAAACTTGGCTGCCACTGTAGCAAACTTTCACGCTAAACGTGCAGCTAGGGCACACATGATTTTCAACCTCTTTGGTGTAGTTTGGATGTTACTTGTATTCCAGTTCTTCCTAAAAGGAATTGATTGGTATATGATTAATTATACAGACATGGGTACTCCATTTGCAGCAGTATCAGATTGGATGGTAGATGATAATGGAGAAAAGATTTCTCCAGTACCTATGGCTCTTTCAATTTTCCATACAAGTTTCAATATCCTGAATGTGATCATTATGATCGGGTTTATTCCTTTTATTCAGAAACTTGTAGAGCAAATGATTCCTGCAGAAGAGGAAGAAATGGATTTCCACTTGGAGTATATTAATCCTCATGAAATTCTTGGAGCTGAAGCATCTCTGATTCAAGCGAAAAAAGAAATTATTCGTTTTGGAGATATTGTATCGGGTGTAAATGATTTAGTACTTCAGTTGCTTGAAACAGACGAAACGGAGTCTAAAACAAGAAAGAGGCTTATTAGCAAGATTCGTAAGATTGAAGATGTGACAGACCAAATGGAAGTCGAGTTGGTTTCTTATTTGGCAAAAGTTTCTCAAAACGAGGCTATCACTAAACATTCTTCAAATATGATCAGAAGTTTGTTGAGTATTGCTCATGATTTTGAACGTATTGGTGATATCTATAAGAGTGTTACCATTATTATGGAGCGTAAATACGAAGAAAAAATCTATCTTTCTGATATGCAAAAACAAAGCATGATCAAGTATTTGGAACTTGAGAAAAATGCTTTCCAAATTATGAAGAAAAACTTGCAAGCATCAGACAGTAATGTTGATTATGAAGCAGCAAATCAGGCTGAGCTAGCAATTAATAAATACAGAAGACAGTTAAGAACAGAGTATTTAGATCAAGCAGATAAGTATTCTATTCCAGTTTCTTTAGCTTATAATGATTTGATTTCAGTAATAGAACGAGTTGGAGACCATATTCACTCTGTTTCTGAATCATTGGATCATAGCAAGGAAAATGACTAA
- the rsmA gene encoding 16S rRNA (adenine(1518)-N(6)/adenine(1519)-N(6))-dimethyltransferase RsmA: MGAVKPKKHLGQHFLEDMQIADRIVESMSLHGGYKEVLEIGPGMGVLTERLIKRSDIHTKVVEIDKESVVYLHEVLKLDKEQIISGDFLKLRLDEIAPNPLGIIGNFPYNISSQIFFKVLDYKDQITEVVGMIQKEVAERIASPAGKKTNGILTILLGAYYDIEYLFTVPPEVFNPPPKVDSAVIALRRNDRKELEVNPKLFKQIVKMGFNNRRKTLRNCLKSILPTEWMAEHEVFTKRAEQLDVDGFIELTRMIEEYKKENNIQ, from the coding sequence ATGGGAGCTGTAAAGCCAAAAAAACACCTAGGTCAACATTTCTTGGAAGATATGCAGATTGCTGACCGTATTGTGGAAAGCATGAGCCTTCATGGTGGATATAAAGAAGTATTGGAAATTGGACCAGGTATGGGCGTGTTGACTGAGCGCTTAATCAAGAGGTCGGATATTCATACTAAAGTAGTAGAAATTGATAAAGAGTCTGTTGTTTATCTTCATGAAGTATTGAAGTTAGATAAAGAACAAATTATTTCGGGTGACTTCTTGAAGTTACGTTTGGATGAAATTGCGCCAAATCCTTTAGGGATTATTGGAAACTTCCCTTACAATATTTCTTCTCAGATTTTCTTTAAGGTATTGGACTACAAAGATCAGATTACTGAAGTTGTGGGGATGATCCAAAAAGAAGTGGCTGAACGTATTGCTTCACCTGCAGGAAAAAAGACAAATGGAATCTTGACTATTTTGCTCGGAGCATATTACGATATTGAGTACTTGTTTACAGTGCCACCAGAAGTCTTCAACCCACCACCAAAGGTTGATTCTGCTGTAATCGCTTTGAGAAGAAATGATAGAAAAGAGCTTGAGGTGAATCCTAAACTTTTTAAGCAAATTGTGAAAATGGGTTTTAATAACCGAAGAAAGACACTTCGTAACTGTTTGAAATCTATTTTACCAACAGAGTGGATGGCTGAACATGAAGTATTCACAAAAAGAGCTGAACAGCTAGATGTGGATGGTTTTATTGAGCTAACACGAATGATTGAAGAATATAAAAAAGAAAATAATATTCAGTAA
- a CDS encoding acyloxyacyl hydrolase, with the protein MRLGVNYNKSLFFVSDRNEHLSQSIPTSIELAFFSKFSGNKDWHHDYHLPEWGITTGYYDYYSEILGRMYSLSFTFNQTLINSKKGKLTLPIQFGGVYSPSHFDIDSNPLNNAIGNTFSFLLGLAISYQYQIHPNWSLTSSLKLQHFSNGALGVPNDGINLFSPTFGINYHFKDYKVPQKANIPSRNQQKRKIYFGILGGTGLKEIRPFWDKKYMFFNLTTYLEYQIGKLSSLQLGLDAFYNLGEKADIERLWTTRALEEDIPDFKQIALLIGHELAVGKVGLVTQIGYYLYKPFENDDKFYQRVGLKYYWTKKRKIFSSLILKTHGFGASDALEWGIGYRF; encoded by the coding sequence ATGAGACTAGGGGTAAACTATAACAAGAGTCTATTCTTTGTCTCTGACAGAAACGAGCATTTGAGTCAGAGTATACCTACTTCAATTGAATTAGCTTTTTTTTCAAAGTTTTCTGGAAACAAAGATTGGCATCATGATTACCACTTACCTGAGTGGGGAATCACTACAGGCTATTATGACTATTATTCGGAGATTCTTGGGAGGATGTATAGTCTGTCCTTTACATTTAATCAGACATTGATTAATAGTAAAAAAGGGAAACTCACTTTGCCAATCCAATTTGGAGGCGTTTATAGCCCATCTCATTTTGACATTGATTCTAACCCTCTCAATAATGCAATCGGGAATACATTCTCTTTTCTCCTAGGATTAGCCATATCTTACCAGTATCAAATTCACCCAAACTGGAGTCTAACTAGTAGCCTAAAACTACAACATTTCTCTAATGGTGCATTGGGAGTTCCTAATGATGGGATTAACTTATTTTCTCCAACATTCGGTATTAACTATCACTTTAAAGATTACAAAGTGCCTCAAAAGGCAAACATCCCTTCTAGAAATCAACAAAAAAGAAAAATCTATTTTGGAATATTGGGAGGTACAGGTCTCAAAGAGATACGTCCTTTTTGGGATAAAAAATACATGTTCTTTAACCTTACAACCTATTTAGAATATCAAATCGGAAAACTCTCCTCCCTCCAACTAGGTCTAGATGCTTTTTATAACCTTGGTGAAAAAGCAGATATAGAGCGTTTATGGACGACAAGAGCCTTAGAAGAGGATATACCTGACTTTAAACAGATTGCTTTACTCATTGGGCATGAGTTAGCTGTGGGGAAAGTAGGACTTGTCACACAGATAGGATATTACTTATATAAACCTTTTGAGAATGATGATAAATTTTACCAAAGAGTTGGACTAAAATACTATTGGACTAAAAAACGAAAGATATTCTCTAGTCTGATCTTAAAAACACATGGATTTGGGGCATCAGATGCCTTAGAATGGGGAATTGGTTATCGCTTTTGA